From one Lycium ferocissimum isolate CSIRO_LF1 chromosome 5, AGI_CSIRO_Lferr_CH_V1, whole genome shotgun sequence genomic stretch:
- the LOC132057309 gene encoding uncharacterized protein LOC132057309 encodes MDHRQPPQINHQTTTSILKQSTTTFLSNTLLFFFLSTLILTFHSNLQNGTHYITSLIDHNPSLKSLLSHINLNSNSPDPKSLNSGRNQQNRRPFLHLSRVGTLDDDFFSSDSDFEKSLFYPSIKQNPNFTYLVLDPNLGFSGQENKIIDNGVFWNKVVRNGFISFKEKTTNNNNSENENENEKGVVDLQFLIKGIENNDATSLLFLVSLLSGAYAYVVLAFLVTYTWVHGIVFLQVLDNVLGNYRSVFRTAWEGSNLGLRRLSGFVLMRWAVRDALAQLLGIWVFGEIEDQYAFFKVFVRMKLMPFSDVAPWVKGYEKESFCFVVSWFLVELVVGFIFAVDSWVSIVDSRKSGREVVKEGCHLLGIMVYPAIGIKCWEVLICGWCTRWLLGRLFGEVFALAFQSVMEVYFMVAWLTFYLAARYNDASSVGRTFGRRELEGFLEGVR; translated from the coding sequence ATGGACCACCGTCAACCACCACAAATAAACCACCAAACAACAACCTCAATCCTCAAACAATCAACCACAACATTTCTCTCAAACACCCTCTTATTCTTCTTCCTTTCCACTTTAATCCTCACTTTTCATTCCAATCTCCAAAACGGTACCCATTACATCACTTCCTTAATCGATCACAACCCTTCTTTAAAATCCCTCTTATCTCACATTAACCTAAATTCCAATTCACCTGACCCGAAATCCCTCAATTCGGGTcgaaatcaacaaaatcgacgCCCTTTTCTTCATTTATCTCGTGTTGGAACCCTAGatgatgatttcttttctaGTGATTCTGATTTTGAGAAATCACTGTTTTACCCTTCTATTaaacaaaaccctaattttaCCTACCTGGTTCTTGACCCGAATTTAGGGTTTTCGggtcaagaaaataaaatcattgATAATGGGGTTTTTTGGAATAAAGTTGTTAGAAATGGGTTTATTTCATTTAAGGagaaaacaacaaataataataatagtgagaatgaaaatgaaaatgaaaagggTGTTGTTGATTTGCAATTCTTGATAAAGGGTATTGAAAATAATGATGCCACGTCATTGTTGTTTCTTGTTAGTTTGTTATCTGGTGCTTATGCTTATGTTGTGTTAGCTTTTTTGGTTACTTATACTTGGGTACATGGGATTGTGTTTTTGCAAGTGTTGGATAATGTGTTAGGGAATTATCGGTCGGTTTTTAGGACTGCTTGGGAAGGTTCTAATTTGGGTTTAAGGAGGTTATCGGGGTTTGTTTTGATGAGGTGGGCGGTAAGGGATGCGTTAGCTCAATTATTGGGTATTTGGGTTTTTGGAGAAATCGAGGATCAATATGCGTTTTTTAAGGTTTTCGTTAGGATGAAATTGATGCCCTTTTCGGATGTTGCGCCGTGGGTTAAAGGGTATGAGAAGGAAAGCTTTTGTTTTGTTGTATCGTGGTTTTTGGTTGAGTTGGTAGTGGGGTTTATTTTTGCGGTTGATTCTTGGGTTTCGATTGTTGATTCGAGGAAAAGTGGTAGGGAGGTTGTTAAAGAAGGGTGTCATTTGTTGGGTATTATGGTGTATCCTGCTATAGGAATTAAATGTTGGGAAGTTTTGATTTGTGGATGGTGTACGAGATGGTTATTGGGTCGATTATTTGGAGAAGTGTTTGCATTGGCGTTTCAGTCtgttatggaagtttatttCATGGTAGCTTGGTTGACATTTTACTTGGCTGCAAGGTATAATGATGCTTCCTCAGTTGGGAGGACATTTGGTCGAAGAGAATTGGAAGGCTTTCTCGAGGGCGTTAGATGA
- the LOC132058528 gene encoding protein SMALL AUXIN UP-REGULATED RNA 12, whose protein sequence is MQTDTKMMDKKFLKACQNKWQKIGGKVIPSSACDKCCKWTMWPFLKEEEAIPRDVPKGHVVVYVGKYQKRFVIKITLLKHPLIKALLDQAQEVYDFTADSKLWIPCDENIFISVIRCATSPESRRISICF, encoded by the coding sequence ATGCAAACTGATACGAAAATGATGGACAAGAAGTTTCTCAAGGCATGCCAAAATAAATGGCAAAAGATAGGTGGCAAAGTCATACCTTCATCAGCTTGCGACAAATGTTGTAAATGGACTATGTGGCCTTTTCTAAAAGAAGAGGAGGCGATTCCTAGGGATGTTCCAAAAGGTCACGTTGTAGTTTATGTAGGGAAATATCAAAAGAGGTTTGTAATCAAAATCACCTTGCTGAAGCACCCACTCATCAAGGCATTGCTAGATCAAGCTCaagaagtttatgatttcacTGCTGATTCGAAATTATGGATCCCTTGCGACGAAAACATCTTCATTAGTGTCATCAGATGTGCTACATCACCAGAAAGTCGACGCATCTCAATTTGCTTTTGA